Part of the Eikenella corrodens genome is shown below.
TTGGTGGGCGGCAAATCGTTCCCGGCCACGGGAGCGGCGGCTTGCTGCTGCGCCTGCGCGGCTGCCTGTTCGGGTTGTTGCGGCTGGGGATTAAAATAATTCCAAACCATCAGGGTCAGGATAGCGATAATGGCAAAAACCGCCGTCCGCTTCAATTCGTTGTTGGATTCCATAATCGGGTTCCGTTTGAAAACAGGAGAAAACGGCAGTCTGCATTCCAATGCAGGCTACCTGAAAATTCTGCTGCCATGCGGCATGAATGCAGCAGGCAGGTTTAAGGTACAGGGTCGTAACCGCTGCCGCCCCACGGATGGCAACGGCCGATGCGCTTGGCTGCCAGCCAGCCGCCTTTAAGCGCCCCGTATTTGCGCACCGCCTCGATAGCGTATTGCGAGCAGGTGGGCTGATAACGGCAGCGCGGCGGCAGCATCGGGCTGATTGCGTATTGGTAAAACCGGATCAGCCCCAGCAGGATTTTGGCTAGCATGGTTTTTTCGGCACAATTTGTTCCAACTGCGCCAACACCTGCTGCCGTTCGGCCTTACCGAACGGACGGCGCACGCGAACCACCAAATCGCTGCTGTCCAAACGGTGCCGATTAAGGCGGAACCATTCGCGCAGCGTGCGTTTCATATAGTTGCGGCGGTTGGCACGGCGGGCGGTTTTCTTGGCCACCACCAAACCCAGCCGGGGATGCCCCAGTCCATTTGGCTTGTGCCACAGTTGGATATCCGGCCGCGATTTCAGCCGGCGTAAAGCAAAAACGGATGAGAAATCATCCGTTTTCAGTAAGCGGTATGGTTTGCCGAAACAGTATTCCACTGTTATACGGCCAAACGTTTACGGCCTTTGGCGCGACGAGCAGCCAACACGGCACGGCCGCCGCGGGTTTTGGAACGAACCAAGAAGCCATGGGTGCGTTTGCGGCGGATAACGGAGGGTTGATAAGTGCGTTTCATGATGTTTCCCGTGGAAATAATCTAAAATCAGAAAGCGGCGTATTACACCTGATTTTGCTGAAATTGTCAAACTATTCGTGCTGCATGCCGCTTTTCCTCCCGCCTTGGTTCACCCCCTGGATTTTGGGTATAATCCACCGTTCACGCCTGCACGAATATGGCGGTGTATCACACACCCTTACCGCTTCCCTTATATTCTTTTCAGAACCGCCACCATGACGCTCGACCAATTCTGGCCACACTGCCTGCATCATTTGCGCCACACTCTGCCTGCCAAACAGTATCAAAGCTGGATTGAGCCTTTGAGCGTGGGCGAAGGTGCGGGCAGAGAATGGGTAGTGTATGCGCCCAGCCGCTTTGTGTTGAACATGTTGCGCACCCGCTATGCTGCCGAAATCAGCAAACTGCTGGCAGAAAGGCTACCTGAAAATACTCCGACACTGCGGTTCGAACAAGGAGAAGGCAAACACTATGCCCCAGCCGACAAGCCGGCACCGGTGCGTACTGCTAAAGCTGCTGCACCAGTTGAACAAACCAGCAAACCGGCTGCCCCGCAACATGCCGACAAACGCAGCGCCTTAGAAATCGTGCAATCCCGATTGGAAAGCTTGGGCATCAATCTGCAGGCCGAGCC
Proteins encoded:
- the yidD gene encoding membrane protein insertion efficiency factor YidD, translating into MLAKILLGLIRFYQYAISPMLPPRCRYQPTCSQYAIEAVRKYGALKGGWLAAKRIGRCHPWGGSGYDPVP
- the rnpA gene encoding ribonuclease P protein component, whose protein sequence is MEYCFGKPYRLLKTDDFSSVFALRRLKSRPDIQLWHKPNGLGHPRLGLVVAKKTARRANRRNYMKRTLREWFRLNRHRLDSSDLVVRVRRPFGKAERQQVLAQLEQIVPKKPC
- the rpmH gene encoding 50S ribosomal protein L34 gives rise to the protein MKRTYQPSVIRRKRTHGFLVRSKTRGGRAVLAARRAKGRKRLAV